From the Sphingomonas sabuli genome, the window GGCCTTCCTCGGCGATCTCGCCGGACAGGTGATGGCGATGTTCGTGCTCACCGTCGCTGCCGCCGAAGCCGCCATAGGGCTCGCCATTCTGGTCATCTTCTTCCGCCGCAAAGGCTCCATTGCGGTCGACGCCGCCGACAGGATGCGCGGCTGATGGGCATCGGGCTCTCCCTCGAACTGATCGTCTTCCTGCCGCTCGTCGCCGCGCTCATCGCCGGCCTCGGCGGACGCTGGATCGGCGAACTGGCGGCCAAGGCGGTGACCACCGGCGCACTGTTCATCGCCGCGGCCCTGAGCTGGCCGATCTTTTTATCCTACGTCGCCGGCGGCGCCGAGGCGCAGGTCGTGCCGGTGCTCGACTGGATCCGCTCGGGCGACCTCGTCGTCGATTGGGCGCTGCGCGTGGATTCGCTGACCGCGGTCATGCTGGTGGTCGTCACCACCGTGTCCAGCCTCGTCCACCTCTACAGCTGGGGCTACATGGCGGAAGACAAGAGCCAGCCCCGCTTCTTCGCGTATCTGTCGCTGTTCACCTTCGCGATGCTGATGCTGGTGACCGCCGACAGCCTGGTGCAGATGTTCTTCGGCTGGGAAGGGGTGGGCCTCGCATCCTACCTGCTGATCGGCTTCTGGTATTACAAGCCGTCCGCCAACGCCGCCGCGATGAAGGCCTTCGTCGTCAACCGCGTCGGCGACTTCGGCTTCTCGCTCGGCATCTTCGGCACCTTCCTGGTGTTCGGCACGGTCTCCATTCCGGCGATCCTTGCCACGGTGCCCAGCGTGGCCGGTTCGACCATCGGCTTTGCCGGCCTGCGGGTCGATACGATGACCCTGCTGTGCCTGCTGCTGTTCGTCGGTGCGATGGGCAAGTCGGCGCAGCTTGGCCTGCACACCTGGCTGCCGGACGCGATGGAAGGCCCGACCCCGGTCTCGGCCCTGATCCACGCCGCGACGATGGTCACCGCGGGCGTCTTCATGGTCTGCCGCCTGTCGCCGATGTTCGAGGCCAGCGTCACGGCCAGCCACGTCGTCACCTATGTCGGGGCGGCGACCTGCTTCTTTGCCGCCACCGTCGGCTGCGCGCAGAACGACATCAAGCGCGTGATCGCATATTCGACCTGTTCGCAGCTCGGCTACATGTTCTTCGCCGCCGGCGTCGGCGCCTATGGCGCGGCGATGTTCCACCTGTTCACGCACGCCTTCTTCAAGGCGCTGCTGTTCCTTGGCGCGGGCTCGGTCATCCACGCCATGCACCACGAACAGGACATGCGTTTCTACGGCGGGCTGCGGAAGGAAATCCCGGTCACTTTCTGGGTGATGGTCATCGGCACGCTGGCGATCACCGGCGTCGGCGTCGCGGGCGTCGGCTTTGCCGGCTATCATTCCAAGGACGCGATCCTCGAAAGCGCCTTCGCAGCGGGCAGCGTGCCGGGCGGGGTGGCCTTCTTCCTCGGCGGTGTCGCAGCGCTGCTGACTAGTTTCTATTCGTGGCGGCTGATTTTCCTGACCTTCTTCGGCGATGCCCGCTGGGCCGCGTCGGAGCATATCCAGCACGCGCTTCACGGCGATCATCACGATCATCCGGACGAAGAACATGGCGACAGCTCGCACAGCCCGGCCATGCCGCCGGCCGGCACGGGCGGCTATCACCCGCACGAAAGCCCGCTGACCATGCTGGTCCCGATCTGCCTGCTGGCGATCGGCGCGGTCGCGGCGGGCTTCGTGTTCAGCCACACCTTCCTCGATTCTAAGGAATTCTGGAACGGCAGCATCGCCTTTGACGAACATCTGGCGCACGCGATGCACGAAGTGCCGCTGTGGGTAAAATATACCGCCACCGCGGCGATGCTGATCGGCCTCGCCATCGCGTGGAACAACTATATCCGCAAACCGGGCCTCGCTGCGGGCTTCGTCGCGGCGGTGCCCGGCGTCTACCGGTTCGTCGCCAACAAATGGTATTTCGACGAGCTTTACGACGGCATTTTCGTCCGGCCCGCCATGTGGCTTGGCGGCTTCTTCTGGAAGCGCGGCGATGAAGGCACGATCGACCGGTTCGGCCCGCACGGCGCGGCTGTCGCGGTCGGCGTCGGCAACCGCGTCACGACCCGGCTCCAGTCCGGCTATCTGTACAGCTATGCCCTGATCATGCTGCTCGGCCTGATCGGCGCGGCGACCTGGGCCTTGTGGTGGGCGCGATGACCGGCGTGCCCGTGCTGTCGATCCTGATCGCGCTGCCGCTGCTCGCCAGCGTCCTGTGCCTGTTCGTCGGTGCCAACGCCGCGCGGATGATTGCCCTTGGGACCACGCTGGTCGCCTTTGCCATCGGCATCTGGATGTGGCTCGCCTTCGTGCCCGGCGGCGCGCAATGGCAGTTCACGGAATTCGTCGATCTTGGCGGCGGCCTCAACTGGGCGCTCGGCATCGACGGCATCGCGCTGTTGCTGACCGAACTGACCCTGTTCCTGATGCCGATCTGCATCGGCGCCAGCTGGCGCTCGATCGAACGGCGCGTACCCGAATATATGGCGGCCTTCCTGTTGATGGAGGCGTTGATGGTCGGCGTCTTCGCGGCGCAGGACCTGTTCCTGTTCTATGTCTTTTTCGAAGGCGGCCTGATCCCGATGTACCTGATCATCGGCATCTGGGGCGGCGCCGACCGGATCAAAGCCAGCTACAAGTTCTTCCTCTACACGCTGCTCGGCTCGGTGCTGATGCTGATCGCGATGATCTACATGGTCGCGGACGCCGGAACGACGTCGATCCCGCAGCTGATGGCGTACGATTTCCCGCCGGAGGTGCAGCAATGGCTGTGGCTGGCCTTCTTCGCCAGTTTCGCGGTGAAGCTGCCGATGTGGCCCGTCCACACCTGGCTGCCCGACGCGCACGTGCAGGCGCCGACCGCCGGTTCGGTAATCCTTGCCGGCGTCCTGCTGAAGATGGGCGGCTACGGCTTCGTCCGTTTCTCGCTGCCGATGTTCCCGGACGCCTCGGCCCAGTTCATCCCGCTGATGTTCATCCTGTCGGGGATCGCGGTCGTCTACACCTCGCTGGTGGCGCTGGTGCAGCGGGACATGAAAAAGCTGATCGCTTATTCGTCCGTCGCGCACATGGCGTTCGTGTCCTTCGGCCTGTTCGCGCTCAACCGCCAGGGGATCGAAGGCGCTCTGGTGGTGATGCTCAGCCACGGCCTCGTGTCGGGCGCGCTCTTCCTGATTGTCGGCGTCATTTACGACCGCATGCACACGCGCGAAATCGCGCAATATGGCGGGCTGTCGAACAACATGCCGGGCTATGCCCTGCTGTTCATGCTGTTCACCATGGCCAGCGTCGGCCTGCCGGGGACCAGCGGCTTCGTCGGCGAATTCCTCAGCCTCGTCGGGACCTACGAAATGTCGACCTGGGCGGCGATCGTCGCCACCACCGGCATCATCCTTGGCGCCTGCTACATGCTCTACCTCTACTGGCGTGTTGCGTTCGGCGTTGCGCGCACGGAACAGGCGGCGGCGATGACCGACCTCACCGCGCGCGAATGGTGGCTGCTCGCCCCGATCGCGGCCGGCGTGATGTGGATGGGCATTTACCCGGAAAGCTTCCTCGCCCCGATGCGCAACGACGTCGGCTACATCCTCGAACGGGTGGAGCCGGCTGCGCCGAAGGGCGATTCCGCGCTGGTTCGCGGAAAGGCTCCGGCGCCGGCGGCCGAGGCAGCCCATGAACCTGCGGGAGCGGCGCATTGATCGACTATCTCGCCCCGATCCTGCCGGAGGTTATCCTCGCGCTCGGCGCGATCGCCCTGATGCTGGTCGCCGCTTTTGGCGGCCGCCGTTCGACTCCGGTCACCACCTGGGTCGCCGTACTGCTGCTGCTCGGTGCCACCGCCGCACTGATCGGCGCGCCGTCGAACGACGGGCCGCTGTTTGGCGGGCTGGTATCGGCGGACTGGTTCTCCAGCTTCGGCAAGGCGATCATCTTCCCCGCGGCTGCGGTCGCGGTGCTGATGGCACACGGCTGGTTCGAACGCGGCACCGAACATAGCGCCGAATATCCGGTGCTGATCCTGTTCAGCGCCGTGGGCATGGCGGTGATGGTCTCCTCGACCAACCTCATGTCGCTTTACGTCGGCCTCGAACTGTCCAGCCTCTCGTCCTACGTCCTTGCCTCCTACCGGCGGATGGACGACCGCTCGGCCGAAGCGGGCCTCAAATATTTCGTGCTCGGTGCGCTGGCCAGCGGGATCCTGCTCTACGGCATCTCGCTGCTCTACGGCTTCACCGGCTCGATGAACTATTCCGGCCTTGCCGCCGCCTTCGCCCGCGAAGGCGCGCAGTCGATGGGCCTGCTGTTCGGCCTCGTCTTCCTGCTTGCCGGCATCGCCTTCAAGGTCAGCGCGGTGCCGTTCCATATGTGGACGCCCGACGTCTACGAAGGCGCGCCCACGCCGGTCACCGCTTTCTTCGCCACCGCGCCGAAGGCCGCGGCGATCCTGATGGGCGTGCGCGTGTGCATCGAAGGGCTGGGCCCGGCAATCGACGCCTGGCGGCAGATCATCATCTTTGCCGCGCTCGCCTCCATCTTTCTCGGCGCGGTCGCCGCTTACGGTCAGACCAATATCAAGCGGCTGCTGGCCTATTCGTCGATCAACAACGTCGGCTTCGCCCTCGTCGGGCTGGCGGCGGGCGGCACCGCCGGCACTTCGTCGGTCCTGTTCTACATGGCCGTCTATGTCGTGATGACGATCGGCGCGTTCCTGTGCGTCCTGTGGATGCGCGATGCCAATGGCGAACCGGTCGAGGACATGGCCAGCCTGGCCGGCCTGTCGCAGCGGCGGCCGGCCTTTGCCGCGGCCTTCGCGGTCTTCATGTTCAGCCTGGCCGGCATTCCGCCGCTGTTCGGCTTCTGGGCCAAGCTGGTGGTGTTCAATGCCGCCGTCGGCGCCGGCCTGATCGCGTTGGCCGTGGCCGGCATCCTCGGCACTGTGATCGGCGCTTATTATTATCTGAAGGTCGTCAAGATCATCTACTTCGACGATCCCGCCGAACCCTATGCCCGCACGCGGGAGCCGGTCGAAGGCGTGCTGATGGCGGTAGCGGCAATTGCCGTGTCGCCGCTCGGCTATCTGCTCATCGGGCCGCTCGGCTCGCTCAGCGACCGTGCCGCCGGGGCGCTGTTCTGAGCCGAATCCGGATCGTCGACGCAACCGGTTCCACCAATGCCGACCTGCTGGCCGACCGTGGCGCGGTCGAAGGCGACTGGCTGGTCACGCTGGACCAGACGGCGGGGAGGGGGCGGCAGGGCCGGTCTTGGATCACCCGGCCCGGCAATTTCTTCGGCAGTACGCTCGTCGTCCTGCGCGCCGGCGATCCGCCGCCGCAATCGCTGTCGCTGGCCGCCGGACTGGCGCTGATCGAAGCGGCGGAAACCGCCGTCGGCGGCCAGCCGCTGCAACTGAAATGGCCCAATGACCTGCTGCTCGGCGGGGCCAAGCTGGCCGGTATCCTTCTCGAACGCCACGGCGACCGCGTGGTCATCGGCTTCGGCGTCAACCTGGCGGACGCCCCAGCGGTCGAGGGCCGCGCGCTGGCCCACCTCGACGGCCGCAT encodes:
- the nuoK gene encoding NADH-quinone oxidoreductase subunit NuoK; this encodes MIGLGHYLVVAAILFVLGVLGIFLNRRNVILMLMAIELILLAVNINLVAFSAFLGDLAGQVMAMFVLTVAAAEAAIGLAILVIFFRRKGSIAVDAADRMRG
- the nuoL gene encoding NADH-quinone oxidoreductase subunit L — encoded protein: MGIGLSLELIVFLPLVAALIAGLGGRWIGELAAKAVTTGALFIAAALSWPIFLSYVAGGAEAQVVPVLDWIRSGDLVVDWALRVDSLTAVMLVVVTTVSSLVHLYSWGYMAEDKSQPRFFAYLSLFTFAMLMLVTADSLVQMFFGWEGVGLASYLLIGFWYYKPSANAAAMKAFVVNRVGDFGFSLGIFGTFLVFGTVSIPAILATVPSVAGSTIGFAGLRVDTMTLLCLLLFVGAMGKSAQLGLHTWLPDAMEGPTPVSALIHAATMVTAGVFMVCRLSPMFEASVTASHVVTYVGAATCFFAATVGCAQNDIKRVIAYSTCSQLGYMFFAAGVGAYGAAMFHLFTHAFFKALLFLGAGSVIHAMHHEQDMRFYGGLRKEIPVTFWVMVIGTLAITGVGVAGVGFAGYHSKDAILESAFAAGSVPGGVAFFLGGVAALLTSFYSWRLIFLTFFGDARWAASEHIQHALHGDHHDHPDEEHGDSSHSPAMPPAGTGGYHPHESPLTMLVPICLLAIGAVAAGFVFSHTFLDSKEFWNGSIAFDEHLAHAMHEVPLWVKYTATAAMLIGLAIAWNNYIRKPGLAAGFVAAVPGVYRFVANKWYFDELYDGIFVRPAMWLGGFFWKRGDEGTIDRFGPHGAAVAVGVGNRVTTRLQSGYLYSYALIMLLGLIGAATWALWWAR
- a CDS encoding NADH-quinone oxidoreductase subunit M; its protein translation is MTGVPVLSILIALPLLASVLCLFVGANAARMIALGTTLVAFAIGIWMWLAFVPGGAQWQFTEFVDLGGGLNWALGIDGIALLLTELTLFLMPICIGASWRSIERRVPEYMAAFLLMEALMVGVFAAQDLFLFYVFFEGGLIPMYLIIGIWGGADRIKASYKFFLYTLLGSVLMLIAMIYMVADAGTTSIPQLMAYDFPPEVQQWLWLAFFASFAVKLPMWPVHTWLPDAHVQAPTAGSVILAGVLLKMGGYGFVRFSLPMFPDASAQFIPLMFILSGIAVVYTSLVALVQRDMKKLIAYSSVAHMAFVSFGLFALNRQGIEGALVVMLSHGLVSGALFLIVGVIYDRMHTREIAQYGGLSNNMPGYALLFMLFTMASVGLPGTSGFVGEFLSLVGTYEMSTWAAIVATTGIILGACYMLYLYWRVAFGVARTEQAAAMTDLTAREWWLLAPIAAGVMWMGIYPESFLAPMRNDVGYILERVEPAAPKGDSALVRGKAPAPAAEAAHEPAGAAH
- the nuoN gene encoding NADH-quinone oxidoreductase subunit NuoN, giving the protein MDYLAPILPEVILALGAIALMLVAAFGGRRSTPVTTWVAVLLLLGATAALIGAPSNDGPLFGGLVSADWFSSFGKAIIFPAAAVAVLMAHGWFERGTEHSAEYPVLILFSAVGMAVMVSSTNLMSLYVGLELSSLSSYVLASYRRMDDRSAEAGLKYFVLGALASGILLYGISLLYGFTGSMNYSGLAAAFAREGAQSMGLLFGLVFLLAGIAFKVSAVPFHMWTPDVYEGAPTPVTAFFATAPKAAAILMGVRVCIEGLGPAIDAWRQIIIFAALASIFLGAVAAYGQTNIKRLLAYSSINNVGFALVGLAAGGTAGTSSVLFYMAVYVVMTIGAFLCVLWMRDANGEPVEDMASLAGLSQRRPAFAAAFAVFMFSLAGIPPLFGFWAKLVVFNAAVGAGLIALAVAGILGTVIGAYYYLKVVKIIYFDDPAEPYARTREPVEGVLMAVAAIAVSPLGYLLIGPLGSLSDRAAGALF
- a CDS encoding biotin--[acetyl-CoA-carboxylase] ligase, with the protein product MADRGAVEGDWLVTLDQTAGRGRQGRSWITRPGNFFGSTLVVLRAGDPPPQSLSLAAGLALIEAAETAVGGQPLQLKWPNDLLLGGAKLAGILLERHGDRVVIGFGVNLADAPAVEGRALAHLDGRIAPQAFAPLLAGAMSRMLGLWRSSEPDLFAQAWLARAHSVGTQIAVHSGDAERVSGRFDGIDADGTLRLRLPDGTVRKVHAGDVEL